From Bacillota bacterium, the proteins below share one genomic window:
- a CDS encoding J domain-containing protein, translating to MPKKQYGSADTYERKLAKVMERLGVEQYNFNWDRWGCWIEFRYRGELYRFDHSIEKARSRGIDLQYGSDAFAQVVLALEDLARMVERGIYELSTWVAGMKFLPPVVEVPSFFCYLGFAEIPTGPEDVKARYRELAKQMHPDQGGAEEDFLRLKDAAEKALRYFGNSNNSHA from the coding sequence GTGCCAAAAAAACAGTACGGCTCCGCCGATACATACGAACGCAAATTAGCTAAGGTAATGGAACGCCTGGGAGTTGAGCAGTACAACTTCAACTGGGATCGCTGGGGCTGTTGGATAGAGTTTCGGTACCGGGGCGAACTCTACAGGTTTGATCACAGTATAGAGAAAGCCAGGAGCCGGGGCATTGACCTGCAGTATGGTTCAGATGCTTTTGCTCAAGTTGTCCTTGCGCTTGAGGATCTAGCCCGAATGGTCGAAAGGGGCATCTATGAATTGAGCACCTGGGTGGCCGGGATGAAATTCCTGCCGCCAGTTGTCGAGGTACCGAGTTTCTTCTGTTACCTGGGGTTTGCTGAGATTCCGACAGGTCCAGAAGATGTCAAGGCACGGTACCGGGAGCTGGCGAAGCAGATGCACCCAGATCAAGGCGGGGCTGAAGAAGACTTCCTGAGACTGAAAGACGCGGCTGAAAAAGCGTTAAGGTATTTCGGAAATAGCAACAATTCTCATGCATGA
- a CDS encoding phage Gp37/Gp68 family protein, whose translation MVSQTKIEWADAVWNPVTGCTPVSEGCQNCYAKRMATRLRGRFGYPEDEPFRVTLHEDRVEEPLRWRKPKRIFVCSMGDLFHPDVSTNYQEQVWRVMLSTDKHTFLVLTKRSERMRNEIKHVYARIFADPEMKHHRVPDNIWLGVTAENQQAVDERIPILLQIPAAVHWVSCEPLLGPVDLLHVDGNDVLSPATDDFWNELEELRPAHLDWIVVGGETGPNARPMHPDWVRSLRNQAVAAGVPFFFKSWGEYIPSYDAGERSSERGQYNRTIGECWVKSSYRFPDDGQVMVKVGKKAAGRLLDGRTWDEVPEI comes from the coding sequence ATCGTGAGTCAGACTAAGATTGAATGGGCCGATGCCGTATGGAACCCCGTAACTGGCTGTACCCCGGTAAGCGAAGGCTGCCAAAATTGCTACGCTAAGCGCATGGCCACCAGGCTCCGGGGTAGGTTCGGATACCCGGAAGATGAGCCGTTCCGAGTGACGTTACATGAGGATCGGGTCGAGGAACCCCTGCGGTGGCGCAAGCCGAAACGGATCTTTGTGTGTAGTATGGGGGATTTGTTTCACCCGGACGTTTCTACTAACTATCAAGAACAAGTATGGCGAGTAATGTTGAGTACGGATAAGCATACGTTCTTAGTTTTAACTAAGCGTTCAGAGCGGATGCGTAATGAGATTAAGCACGTTTACGCACGCATTTTCGCCGATCCCGAGATGAAGCATCACCGTGTACCAGATAACATATGGCTCGGTGTCACCGCCGAAAACCAGCAGGCCGTCGATGAGCGGATACCGATTTTGCTTCAAATCCCGGCGGCGGTACATTGGGTAAGCTGTGAGCCATTGTTGGGACCAGTAGACTTGCTCCACGTCGACGGCAATGACGTACTCTCGCCAGCTACAGACGATTTTTGGAACGAGCTTGAGGAATTACGGCCTGCCCACCTCGACTGGATTGTTGTGGGTGGTGAGACTGGCCCCAACGCCCGACCGATGCACCCCGACTGGGTGCGGAGCTTAAGAAATCAGGCTGTTGCCGCAGGTGTGCCCTTCTTTTTTAAATCTTGGGGAGAATATATCCCCTCTTATGATGCCGGTGAGCGTAGTAGCGAAAGAGGTCAATATAACCGGACAATCGGAGAGTGTTGGGTCAAGTCATCGTATAGATTTCCTGATGATGGGCAGGTAATGGTCAAAGTCGGCAAAAAAGCCGCCGGCCGCCTGCTGGACGGTAGGACATGGGATGAGGTGCCAGAGATATGA